Within Vicia villosa cultivar HV-30 ecotype Madison, WI linkage group LG1, Vvil1.0, whole genome shotgun sequence, the genomic segment ATTTTTAGATGGGCAAATATTTACCGAGTTGCATGAGGAGTCCCTCAGCACACAAGATTTACAACACAATACTAAAAACTACATAAATACAGAAACTACGGAAACTAATTGTATGATAACTATTTCTATCGAGCCGAGTTTCATACAAAGAGAATAGAACACACCAAGTACAGGAATAATTATTAGGAATGAATAGAAAAGGTGGAACAGTTGAGGAAGACGAGGAAGATCAAAGAAACTGGCAGACTGATCACTAAATAGACACAAATAGGTGCAAATTCTAACATTACCCCAAACAATTCGATTGGGGGGTCAGTACACAAATTTAAAGTCATTTCTTGAATTTGCTCTTCATTTATGATAGAAACCAACtgatatataaaagaaaatagggAAAATCCCTTTGAATTACAGAATAGTACCGCAGAACTTCGAGGGTCTGCACCTCCCAATGCCAAAATGGCCTCTTTTCCTATTCAATTCCAAGATGATCAACTCCCCAATGTCTACCCCTATTTATTCTAAACCTAAACACtctgaattaataatatataataatatataataattataatagttaCCCACTAACTGATGTATAGGATAGGAGGGTTGCCTACGCGTATCGAAAGAGAAATTGTGCGTcggaaagcattttaatatttaaacaatttgttttaatatttaaacaatttatattttatttgttttatttaattttgttttgggttAAAGGACCATAATGCCCAATAGGGTTTCtttgttttctgtatttaaagacctttggcaCGGCCATAGGGAATATCTTTtcatataataaaatttgaaGTTTTCTTTGTTCTCGTGGATTCCAGCTTATCTAACAAGTGTTGCGCTTGCAACCCTGTGTTTTATTCTAGGTTTTGCGCGCAACTCTGTTATTTATTCTAGATTTAGCGCTAGTTATTCTCTAGGGCTTCCGACTGCATCACTAACTCTCCTAATAATTTAATAAGAATTGCAAAACTGAAGAGTCTAACAGGTGAAAGAATGTATCCTCCCGGATCCCATTACTTGAAGCAAAAAAATTGAGTTATACAAGAAACAGGATAATTTCCTCCTGGATCATATTTGCTTGCTGTTGTCAGTTTTCTCATGATCGATTGTTGGAATGATGGTGACGCAGGTAGTGGAACTTTCTCTTCCCTAGACTTTATCTTAGGAACAACGGCAATCACAGTGTGATACCCCACGTCTGGAGATTTCGGCTACAGCGGTTGTTGGCCCAACCATTGTGGCGGTGGCCATTCATTAAGTTCATCACTAAATCTCGTTTCTCTCATTTTCGCTGCTGCAGCAAAGATGGCGTCGACGGATAGCTGAACTAGGACAGGACTGTGACATCAGTACCTTGCACTCCTTCCTGGTCCAACTCTTCATCACTTCTTTGAACCTTTACTTAAGTGGCACCTGTCGATGAATCTGTATTCTTCACTATGTCTCCCTCACGATCCAATTTGGTATCCACTACAAAATTTTCTTTTTCGCCGTATTTTAGGATCAGTGTACCTTCAACTTCACCACAGAATGTTTTTTCATATTGAGATGCCAGTGGATCTGGATTTTTATCATGAATTTCTTCTCTGTCTCTGCTTTCCTGCTATTCATTTTCTGAATCCAGCAGACAATCCCAAACTTCTGGTTGGAATTTCTTGAGAATGGCCTTTGAAAAATTCAATCAACAAGTATTTCTATTGCTCTTCTTCCAAGAAAGCCACCAATCAAGAGCATCTCCTCTCAATGCAAATGCAACAGCCCACACAAGCTTCATCTCTTCACTCATTCTTCTTGACTCAAAATATTGCTCTGCCTGAATCAGCCACCAAAATACCTTCCATCAAATCTTGGGATCAATTCGTCAGCCATCTTCATACCAAGATTTCCAGCACACCGCAGAATCTTCCTGGATCAAATCAACTCTGATACCAGTTGCAAGAAACCGGCtcttttacaaaataaaataggGACAATTTCTGATATTCATTGGCACAAAACAGAAATAACACAAACAGAATGACAGGGACCAGTTTGGTTCCTTCCAAGAATTCGAGAGTCTTGGATCACTCCCATCCCAAATGTTCGAGAGCTGGGTCTCTCCCAATAACCACTCACTAATTCCCAGCTAACCCACTATGCTTTGCTATCTTCCTATTTATTGAGCATAACAGCCTATAGAAGTTACACACATTAGTAAACTAATTAATAAAATGTAACTGACAGAGATAAAACAGTAACGGCTAATAAAATAACTGCATGGCAGAATAGAATAGAAATGGTTCCTAGTATTTCTAAAGGTTTAACAATACTCCCCCCTAAAGATTCACCTTGTCAGGATTACCCAagtgccccccccccccccccccccccccccccccccccccccggggTCCCAGAACTTGAATTCACACCCCACTTCTTTGGGTTTCTCACCATAGTTCTCTTCTTCCACATTTTCCACCAATAGCAAGACTTGAAATTGTTTGTTTGCATATACATGTCCAAGGCTAAACTTCTCATCACATCGgtaacataatcttttaagtgaTTTATCTTGCAATTCTGCATCTGTCAACCTTCTAAAGTTTTTGCCTCTGAAAAAATTTGGTAAGATTACCCACTAACTCTCCTAATAATttaataagaattacaaaactGAAGAGTCTAACAAATTCTAAGTAAGATTAAATAGATATGGCACTAAATAGATTATATTATTCCTAAATAGGAGATACTTTCTAACAATAGTTACATTGTCCTTTCCATTTTGGCATAACTTTTCTGCAAGAACTCATCAAGAATTAAAATGCAAGCATATAAATAAACCCAGATAATTAGATACCTAGTAAGGAAATTTGTGACTGtaacaaaaaaatcataataaattaaactGGTTTAGAAATTTGcagtgtttagaaaatattgcATCTCCAGTTTCACGGGCAGCTAATACACAAATCATAAACCATATGGTGAAAAAACATACAAGCTATATAACAAAACGAATATTTCTGATGGAAATTACATATTCTTCAAACTTAATGTAGGCATGGCATACCTTTTCCCTTGAAGCATCTCATCAGCCTCCTTTTGTGATGCCTCGATCTACTACCCAAACAATTAATAAACAAGACCATGTAATATATTATTGAAGGATGTAAAAATCATCCACGGGATTGTCAAAATAAGCAAAGATTTGGATTTCTGAACCTCTTTAATTGCAAGGTCGTGTATTTATAAAGTATGTGAACTCTTCTATTCAATACTCCactaaaaaaattgagatttaaatGTGCAACTAAAGACATGCATTTTATGAGAAGAAAACATTCAAAAACGTCATAAAAAAGTCTTACCTCAGTTATCAATGTCTTGCAACTCCAAACATAGGCTCCCTGAAAGCATGCAGAGTATAAATCTTATGCATAAATAAACAGAGCATGACACAACAACGGTAACAAGGAGAGAGCAATGCTCATAATTGGAAAAGAATTATAAACACAAATGACAATCAAGTTGCTTCAATTTTACTCAAGTTTTCAATTTAGGAAAATGTGCATACTGCTACATTCACTGCTTCCTGTTGAGAGTGATCAGAAGTGACAACCCAGACGTCGGGGCAACCATCCTCCTTTAAATTTGAAACCTAAATTGAGTAAAGAACACAACTGCTAAGTTCCAATCAAATTAAATATGTACGGCataaaaaagacaaacacttcCCAGTTGATAGTTTCAATTTTGATCCCAGAAGATTCACTTCATGAAagaaaaaatgaagctctattaTTAATGAAAACAGTGTTTGCAAGTGTTGTAAAGCCCAGAGTATCGAGTTCAATTCCTACTCATGAAAAATCAGCTCCGTTTAATTGACTTGTGCAAATGACCACTGATTTTctaattaaaaacattaaaaagtTATATGCATCACATCATTGCATTTCAAGGTCCACATGTGCAGAAAAAATCTTATTTTACATTATGGGACTATAGATGCTAATCCATTAATATCTTAGAAGATGTTAGCACGTTGAAAACATGGTCAAGAGCTGTGTTGCATGGATACAGGTACAAATACCAGTATTGGTATGCACAAGGTTACAGGGATTAGTCACAAATTATGAAGGAGATAAAGTGTTGAGATTTCGTTTAACAACATACCAAACAACTTGGCAACAAAACTTGGCGTTATGTAAAGGTTGACTTGAATATTGAAAATAACTAATGAGTGAGTATTGTGAACATAACCGTGTAGACAAGAAATTCTGTCCAAAAAAACCTGGAGTTATGTAAAGATTGGCTTGAACATTGAGTAATAACTAATGAGTGAATATTGTGTACAcagtattttgtaaaaaaaacatgTGTACACTACATGATAAGTACTGATAATGTATGCTGTGCATATTGTAGATCAAATCAAAACCACAATAATCCCATATCTAGAGATCAAAGAGATAGTAAAATTCATATTCCAAACATCTTCTACAAAAGAAGGAATTTGTCCATAAAATCATGATTCATGATACTTGTCCAGAGCAAAATTGCAGATAGGAAATCCATTGACCTGTGATTATATCTAACCTCAATTGTAATCCATGTATCAGCGGATGTTTCACTTGAGAAGACAATGTCGATACTGCAAGATGGCCAAATTATAATCTATAAAATTGGAATTTAAAAGACTGTAAAAGTTTAAATGATGCTATACTTATCATGGTAAAACGAAATGATTACATTGCTGTATGATGATAAATGAAATAGTAGAACAGTAACTAAAAGTAAGGGCGGAAACACTACCCAGCAGCATATTCCTTGTGAGTGGGGAATCCAGACATCATGGCATCAAATACAACAACCACTTTAAACTCTGCACAAGCAAATAAACAACATTGAAAACAATAATGAAGTGCGATAATAGTAGAAAGCATAAAAATGAGTACTAATGAAGGCAAAAACAGACACCTGTAAGCATACTAAAGCTTATAAGCTCATCAATCAGCAATTGGCGAGCAATCTCAAGTTGCCCATTCATAAAATATTTCTTGAGCTTCATCCAATATCCACAGACATTATAGCCATCAACAAGCATCACAGGAGCAACATCATTTATTATAACCAGCTGGTTTGAACTGCAGTGCACCATAGCAAtttagcaacaaaaaaaaaagttgtcaaAGATAGAGGCTTGTTTGTTAGGGTCACTACTCAGAAGCTCTTGAATCGTAGTCGTTGCGAATATGCGGCTTTTCAGCCTTCTTTTTACGGTAACTGGTGGAAGGTCTTGGAGGGCTAGTTTTTCGTTTTTGGTACTCCTGAATAATAGATAGAAATTGAGTAAATTGAATGGTtacatatgcaaaaaaaaaaaaaaaaaaaaaaaaaaaaaaaaaaactgaagaaATTGTAATGAGGTAGATAGATACCTTCAATGTTTTGAGAATTCGAAGGTTTTGCTTGGCGTTAGAAGTGATTCTGGGAGGAGTTCGTTGAGAATCGGAACCCTAATTAATGAGTAGTGAAGAAAGTGTATGAGAAACCctaaaattgattgaaaattgCAAATTATAAACAAGAATTAAGGGGAATGATGAACCTTAGCGTCATTATTCTGATGCTTCTTTTTGCTTTTGGAGGTTACTATGAAATTGAAACTGTGCTTGTGTCTGTGAACGgaggaagaggatgaagaagaagcaTTGAAATTGGAATCACGGAGTTGAAAGGAATGGGGTGAAATTGTTGATGGGAGTAGTTTCAATTTCATGGCAGCACTAATAATAAGAATAAGTAGAATATAAGTGTTGttacttgttcatattttttcATTGATGATAATTTATTCTCCCTTTCTTCTCATGGTTTGGTTAAAGAGCTACTTCCTTCCATATGTGAATGAATAAATGTCTCTCTTCCTCATCCTACCAaactaaattttaataaaaaaaaaatttttttttttgtggttcTGGCATTGGGAAGGGTTCATGTTATAAAGGCCTCAGAAGTTTGATGGGCTTATCAATTTTGAAGGGAACTTCttgacaatttttttatagattcTGGTGAAGAATTCCAgctgaaaaccccaaaatatctctaatttcagagatgcatccgaagtctttttttttagatttttcaagaattcggagatgcattttcgaaaataatcattttcacattttcaggtgttttcggagatgcatctgaAATATGCAGGAAGTTATTTTTTTGTTTACTAAACAATGGTTGGTCCCGTATTTAAAATTAAACGACAATGCTTAAGTAAACAGTGTTTGATATCAACTAAATATAACACGCATTttggaataaaatactaatattatatatacaaaaaaataatatacgTAAATGTCAAGATAATATAACCCGAATAACAAAAAATcagaaatagaaaataaataggcAACTGCTACTGAGTATACCTAACCTcaactccctgggacctcctctgcctcgtATATGCCACTGCACCGACCGCgtcaccgaccatcctctccacgaTGGCAACTGCCTCTGGACTGTCGTGCTCAATGATACCTCATTCCAATGCATGATCATCCTTAGCCTGTTGGTTCTTtaagatctcctcgtgtgctggcctaggagcgtcgggtgtcatcagaggatgtgacacgcAATATAACCATGTCACGTACCCCTCTACACAGTGACACTCCTGGGTGGCCGTCATACGCcaatactcctccgggaccaaatgatgcgcccaatcctcaaatatagcagtgagctccactcgggtaactgtgtcgggagcagtcTCAAACGGTGACCTCGGTATCATCTACATACGTCCAAACTGCCTCATGCACCGTTCCGGCAAATATCTTACCATTGTGTTGGCCCCGCATGCCAACCATCTAGAGTATAACGCGATGCGGTCAAATGGGACGACAGCACGGTAGTCGGTGAACGACGTTCAACGTATATCATCGTGAGCAGTACGGTCGAGGTACCCGCGATATGTGCCCATTGCGGTATTCCCCCCTTTGGAGAATGTATTGGGCGGCGCTGGACAAAGCGTCAGTGTACGCAGGATCAAtggcgaagccgtggatgcgggggaattACAAGATGATCCATCcatgaaacacaaatacgataatatgttaaaaataaatatgaaccataaataaatgtgaaataattaaaaagaaacgtaACGTCAGGAGTGTGCAAGATCCAGTCAACTTCCAAGTCCTCCaattggaggcttcattcagcttctggtataggtataccctAGTTCCATTGGTCAATGGTAGTCAGGTCCATAAAGTAGCGGAGATATGTCATGTCAACGTAGGTTGCATTTTTGTCCATGAAGAGTATAGTgcctaccaagaacatgaaccaacacTGCAGAGCGCAGGCACGATGATACTTTGTAAAAAGCCTGTCATCCTCTTGCTCGGACTCTGTCACCGCCACCAAGTGGCTCTCATATAGGTCTCTCAATCTGGAGAATCGGACATGTACCCCACTCGTTGTCCGGCACTCATAATCAgcatgttttggtccatatccaGAAAGTCGACCATCTACTCAATCTCCTCGACCCTCTGTATCCGAAAATGGTGCACCAGCCTCCCTCTAATCGACAGGTGGAGCAGACAGtgaacatcgtgcaaggtgatcgtcaactccccaacaggaaagtggaaagaagatgtctccttgtgccagcgctctaCGAAAgcccctgcatgtcgtggctaaTAGTGGAATATTCGGCCATGCACAACCCGCCAAGCCCGCAACCAGTTACAGTATCATTAAACCACTGAGCCTCTGGTTTAAACAGATCAAAAATCTTCCGCGTGCAGTTCACGGATTTTATCGTCGTCCTTTCTtgttacaacaataacaaaaacaaaaaagattgttAGTTAGACCGTTAGGAGAAAGTggaataaaaacctaaataaaatTCGGTTAAATAAAATACGGctaaataaaaacctaaataaaaaaatacctctccctcccagatacgtcgAGCGACGTGGTTGTGGTAGTAAATCAGAATGGAAGTGTCTGTGGACCCTCCTCCTCCCCGCTAGGACGGTTAGCATCAGGTATCTCCTCCTCCTCGTGTCTCACCTCCTCCTCGAtctcctccttctcctcctcacGTGTCACCTCATGAGAGGAAGACGCATAAGTCATCTGACTCCTAGATCTAGATGAGGAACCAGCAGGCGCCTCATCTGTTTGGACGGGTACTCAGCCCCGTCCCTTTGCCGATGCCAACTGTGAGGCCCGCTCACGTCGAGCCGATACGGtttgggtctctctaccctgtctaaGTCGTGCGGGGTTTCCTGACATTTTCCTGAAAAATTGAAACCGGTCAGAAggcgaaacaatcaagaaaacaaaaaacaattatgagtttatttcggaagtgcatttccgaaactagTCAGGGAGGTGTTTTTGGAAGTGCACTTTCGAAACTACTTGCGAACTCCATTTTTGCAGGAAACCCACATATTGCCCTAAAtgcatcaaaatcaaatttttccTATCTAAACAACCTCAGTGACTTATAATAACTAAACGCTATAACATTTTACTAATTTCTAACAATCCTACTATGCATTTCAATCTTAGAGTTGAAGGATGTAAGACTTACAAATTGGAAGCTTTGAAAATTGGCTTTTGAAGTAGTCTTTGAAGGTTGTAGAGCAAGTTTAGAGAATCAACTTTGTGTAGTAGTAGGAAGAAATTGAgagatttttgaaagttttaagTTTTTGGGTAAAATGAAAAAGGGGGAAGGTTGTTTTGTTTAAACTGCAAAACGCATGTATTTTccgaaatgcatctccgaaatcaccttttcggaaatgcatctgcgaaaacaccttattttttaataaaaaatgatttcggagatgcatctccgaaatcacccttttttatgacttcggagatgcactttcgaaatataggggcattttTTAAATTTCGATGTGGTATGTATGAAGGTtgggggtggataaagaaattgtcaacttctttgagaatttcttaatgtattttgtgtgtttttattGCACTTggggaaatttcaaaaatattcttgcCACTGGTAACCCAAGGCATTTCGTGTCTCAGTAAGAATGGAACGTGTTAGGGCAATCACATCACTGTCACCTCTCTCAAATAGCTCTGACTTTATTCCTTCATATATAATTCGCATGATATTCTGACAGATCAACAACACATCAACGATATGGTCATCTCTAGCTTGCTCGTTCTATAGGATCTCCTCACGAGCAGGCCTAGGTGGACGTCCAAGTGTGTCTGGTGTCATGACAAGGTGTGACACATAATAGAACCAAGTCATGTTACCCTTGGGATAATGACATTGACTTAGGGCCGACATACTCTGATACTCCTCTAGTACTGGATTGCTCTCGTAATACACCAATATGTCATCAAGATGTTTGTG encodes:
- the LOC131626126 gene encoding uncharacterized protein LOC131626126 isoform X1; this encodes MKLKLLPSTISPHSFQLRDSNFNASSSSSSSVHRHKHSFNFIVTSKSKKKHQNNDAKGSDSQRTPPRITSNAKQNLRILKTLKEYQKRKTSPPRPSTSYRKKKAEKPHIRNDYDSRASDSNQLVIINDVAPVMLVDGYNVCGYWMKLKKYFMNGQLEIARQLLIDELISFSMLTEFKVVVVFDAMMSGFPTHKEYAAGIDIVFSSETSADTWITIEVSNLKEDGCPDVWVVTSDHSQQEAVNVAGAYVWSCKTLITEIEASQKEADEMLQGKRSTSFQASLLKHCLDKKVVDALQTLRQKLVENESK
- the LOC131626126 gene encoding uncharacterized protein LOC131626126 isoform X3 — translated: MKLKLLPSTISPHSFQLRDSNFNASSSSSSSVHRHKHSFNFIVTSKSKKKHQNNDAKGSDSQRTPPRITSNAKQNLRILKTLKEYQKRKTSPPRPSTSYRKKKAEKPHIRNDYDSRASDSNQLVIINDVAPVMLVDGYNVCGYWMKLKKYFMNGQLEIARQLLIDELISFSMLTEFKVVVVFDAMMSGFPTHKEYAAGIDIVFSSETSADTWITIEVSNLKEDGCPDVWVVTSDHSQQEAVNVAGAYVWSCKTLITE
- the LOC131626126 gene encoding uncharacterized protein LOC131626126 isoform X2 produces the protein MKLKLLPSTISPHSFQLRDSNFNASSSSSSSVHRHKHSFNFIVTSKSKKKHQNNDAKGSDSQRTPPRITSNAKQNLRILKTLKEYQKRKTSPPRPSTSYRKKKAEKPHIRNDYDSRASDSNQLVIINDVAPVMLVDGYNVCGYWMKLKKYFMNGQLEIARQLLIDELISFSMLTEFKVVVVFDAMMSGFPTHKEYAAGIDIVFSSETSADTWITIEVSNLKEDGCPDVWVVTSDHSQQEAVNVAGAYVWSCKTLITEINFFSS